GCCGCAAGTCATGTTGTATCTCTTCCCAGAGGAAAGATCACAAAATCCCCCGACCTTTCCAGATTCTTCGGTGGCATAGTAGCAGGCAACTTACTGCACGGATGTAATGATCCATAGCCAGTAAATTCCCCGAAATCACTCAGGCTCGTGAACAGTGCATATGTGTCCGATAATTCTGAGAATGCCGATCCTTATGAGTCGTTATGGTAATTGTGCCAGCGTATTACCCAGTTTTCATGACAGAGGCATACCTTTGGGGTTAATTGGCTAAAATGCGTTGACAGAACATGGCTATCATCGGAAGTGCAAAGAATCCTTGCAGGATTGCAATCATCGGAGCCGGTCCGGCGGGGTTCTATGCAGCAGGGCATCTGTTGAAACAAAAAACTCACGCTGTGGCGGTAGATGTATATGACAAACTTCCCGTCCCCTATGGACTTGTTCGCAGCGGTGTTGCCCCTGATCATCAGAAGATCAAGAATGTGACACGTGTCTATGAAAAAATTGCTGCACAAGAAGGATTTCGGTTTTTTGGCAATGTCGAGTACGGCAGGGATATTGACCTTGAGGACTTGAGCAATCATTATCATCAGGTGTATTTTTCCACAGGTGCACAGGTGGACCGCAGACTGAATATTCCGGGAGAGGATTTACACCGCAGCTACTCGGCTACAGATTTTGTGGCCTGGTATAATGGTCACCCGGATTACACGGACTTGCAGTTTGATCTGTCCAGATCTTGTGTAGCAGTCGTAGGGGTCGGGAATGTGGCGGTAGATGTTTGTCGAATCCTTTGCCGCACAATTGACGAGCTAATAAAAACAGACATTGCAGATTACGCGCTGGAAGCACTGGCTGAAAGTCAAGTGCGCGAGGTCTATATGCTGGGAAGGCGAGGACCTGCGCAAGCAGCATTTACCAATCCTGAAGCCAAAGAACTCGGTGAGCTGCCCGGTGCGGATATTTTTGTCCTGGAAAAAGAAGCGG
The nucleotide sequence above comes from Rhodothermaceae bacterium. Encoded proteins:
- a CDS encoding NADP oxidoreductase; the encoded protein is MAIIGSAKNPCRIAIIGAGPAGFYAAGHLLKQKTHAVAVDVYDKLPVPYGLVRSGVAPDHQKIKNVTRVYEKIAAQEGFRFFGNVEYGRDIDLEDLSNHYHQVYFSTGAQVDRRLNIPGEDLHRSYSATDFVAWYNGHPDYTDLQFDLSRSCVAVVGVGNVAVDVCRILCRTIDELIKTDIADYALEALAESQVREVYMLGRRGPAQAAFTNPEAKELGELPGADIFVLEKEAELDPGSEAWLSAHGNRLTAKKVELIQGFAKEAGRGKPRRLALRFLVSPEVLHDDGAGGVGGVTLRKNRLVVDGDRLRPQPTGITEELPAEVVFRSVGYRGVPLPGLPFRDDWAVIPSDQGRVTGDGISCGVYVGGWIKRGPTGVIGTNKPDAQETVRSMLEDLEAGRCFNPGYTEPESIDHLLEDRCGSVFRWDDWTELDRLETAAGDPLGRPRVKFTSTQSMLEALQR